The genomic region TTTTCTGACAATCTTCGATCATACCACGGAACAGCCCCTCTACCCAACCCTGATCTACATCTTCGCCATCGAGATGAACCGATTCATGACGACCCACGGCTATAAGAAAGAAGAGATCGCCCTGGTGGCCGTGAAGAACAAGAAGAACGCCATGGATCATCCTTCGGCCCAACTGCCCGCGGAGATTACCGTTCAGGACGTGCTCAACTCCGAGATCATGGCCTGGCCGGTCAACCGCCTCGATATCAGCCCGACGAGCGACGGGGCCTGCGCCTTAGTCCTGGCCGCAGAACATGTGGCCCGCAGGATCGACGAGAAACCCATCTGGATCGCCGGCGTGGGCTGGTGTCTCGATACCGCTTACTGGTGCACGCGCGACCTCTATTATCCCGACTATCTCGAGGTGGCCGCACGCCAGGCCTACCAGATGGCCGGCATCAGAGAACCGGCCAAAGAGATCCACGTGGCCGAACCCTACGACCCCTTCACCTACAAGGAACTCCATCACATCGAGGGGTTGATGCTGGCCCCGAGGGGAAAATCGGTCGACCTGCTCGTCAAAGGCCACTTCAACCGGGACGGAAACCTTCCCTGCTCGCCCTCGGGCGGTCTTCTGGGCGTGGGAAATCCCATTTCCGCGGCCGGCCTGATGAAGATCATGGAGGTCTATCTCCAGCTCAAGGGAAGCGCTGGAAAACGGCAGGTCCCGGGCAATCCTACCTGCGGCGTGGCCAATGCCTGGGGCGATCTCATGCAGGTGGGGACCGTCGTCGTCTTGAGAAAATAAGGAGGAGGTGAAACCATGGAGATCACGGATAAAATGGTAGCTCACACGGCCACGAAATTGACCGCTGAGGAGATCCTTGGAGGAAAAGTCCTCTCGGTAAAATGGGAGCCCAAATTGAAATATGCCTGGGACAACGGCCCGGCCATCGGCCGGTATCTCGCGGAGCTCAAAAACGGAAGGATCATCGCCAAGAAATGCGACAAATGCCACCGGATCATGCTCCCGCCGAGGATGTTCTGCGAACTCTGCTGGGTCCCGACCGGCGAATGGGTCTACGTCCAGGATACAGGGGTGGTCAATGCCTGGATCATCGGCTACGTCGACTGGAAGGCGGCCCGCCTCGACATCAAGGGAGGGGTCCGTCCCATCACCCAGAGCATCATCGAAATCGACGGGGCCTCCAAGGGGATGGGCATCCTCCATCTCTTAAACGAGGTCGATCCGTGGAAGATCTATCGGGGCATGAAGGTGAAAGCGGTCTGGAAACCGCCGGAGGAGCGGATCGGGGCCATCACCGATATCAAATATTTCAAACCCATCGAATAAAATCCGAATGGCCAATATGGAAGATTCATCCTTTTGAGAATCGGGGTTGAGAATTTCACGCCGGTTTCGGTTTTCGAGATTCGGATTTCCGATTTCCTAAATCAGGAGGTGAAACCATGGCGTTGATCGAACGTCTTCAGAAGACCACGGACGTCACGTATTGGGAAGGCCAAATCCCGATGAACTATATCTACACGGTGGGCCGGGCCGGAGAGAAGTTCTTCCGGGAGATCATCAACGGAAAGCTCTTCGGGGCAAAATGCGAGGCCTGTGAGCTCCTCTACGTCCCCCCTCGAACCTATTGTGAGAAATGCTTTGCCCGGTTAGAGGACCATTATGTGGAGGTGGGGACGAAGGGGACGGTCCACACCTTCACCCAGTGCTGGGAGACCTTTGACGGCATCCGGAAAGAGACCCCCTCCATCGTCGCGGTGATCCGCATCGATGGCACCCAGGGAGGGCTCGTCCATTGGTTGGGCGAGGTCGACTTCAAGGACGTCTATATCGGCATGCCGGTCGAGGCGGTCTTCAAACCCAAAGAGGATCGCGAGGGAAGCATCCTGGACATCAAGTATTTCAAACCCACGAGATAATCTGCCCCCTCACCCCCCTCCCCGTGGGGGGGGTGAGGGGATTCGGGAGGCACCTATGGCACTCGACTTTGACCTGACCGAAGAGCAACAGATGCTTCGAAAAATGGTCCGCAATTTTGCGGAAAAAGAGATCGCTCCGGTGGCTCAGGAGCTCGATGAGAAAGAAGAGTTCTCCTACCACCTGACCAAGCGGATGGGGGAACTCGGCCTGTTCGGTCCCTTCGTTTCGGAGGAGTATGGGGGAAGCAATGTGGGGTACATCTCCTATATCATCGCGGTCGAAGAGATCGCCCGGATCGACGGGTCTCAGGCCGCCACCCTCGCCGCGGGGAATTCTCTCGGCATCGCTCCCATCTATTACTATGGGAACGAAGAACAGAAACAGAGGTGGCTTCCGGACCTCTGCGCGGGCAAGGCCCTTGCCTCCTTCGGCTTGACCGAGCCCAATGCCGGTTCCGATGCCGGGGCCTCCAAGACCACCGCCGTCCTCCAAGGAGACTACTGGGTGCTCAACGGATCGAAGATCTTCATCACCAATTCGACGACCGAGATCAGCAAGGTCTGTACGGTGCAAGCGGTCACCGGAAAACGCCCCGATGGCCGGCCCGAGATCTCCTGCATCCTCGTGCCGAACGGAACGCCGGGATTCACCACCAAGACCATGCACGGAAAGATGGTCTGGCGGGCCTCCAACACCGGCGAACTCTACTTCACCGATTGTAAGGTCCCCAAAGAGAACCTGTTGGGAAAACGGGGGGACGGATTTCACCAGATGCTGGCCACCCTGGACGGAGGAAGGCTCAGCATTGCGGCCATGGGACTGGGTGGGGCCCAGGGCGCCTTCGAGCTGGCCCTCAAATATGCCTCCGAGCGGGAGCAATTCGGCCGGCCCATCGGCACCTTTCAGGTCAACGCCTTCAAGCTCGCGGACATGGCCACGGAGATCGAGCTGGGAAGATTGCTCCTCTACAAGGCCTGCTGGCTCTGCGAACAGCATCGACCCTTCGGAAAGGAAGCGGCCATGGCCAAATTATATTGTTCCGAAATGTATCACCGCGTGGCCTATCAGGCCGTCCAGCTCCACGGAGGGTACGGGTTGATGAAGGAATATGGGGTGGAGCGTCACTACCGGAACCAGAAACTTCTCGATATCGGAGAGGGGACATCGGAAGTCCAGCGAATCGTCATCGCCAGACACATCGGCGTTCCGGGAAGGGCCCTCTAAAGGATGGCAGGAGAGGGCCTTCGCTTTCCTCTATTGCGATGAGGTCCGTTTTCTGCTAAGGTGATACCGCAATGAGTCTGGTCCAACGGATCCTCCAGGGAGATATTCGGGCGGCCTCCCGATTGATGCGGGACATCGATGATCGAATCCCCTCGGCGACGGACGCCCTGAAAGAGCTTTATCCGAGGACCGGGAGGGCCTATGTCATCGGGATCACGGGGCCACCGGGCTCCGGGAAATCGACCATCGTCGATAAGATGGTCGACATCTTCCGGAAGGAGGGAAAGACGGTCGGCATCGTGGCGGTCGACCCCACCAGCCCCTTTACCGGAGGGGCGATCCTCGGCGACCGGATCCGGATGCAGCGCCATGCGACGGATGAAGGCGTCTTCATTCGCTCCTTGGCCACCCGGGGTTCTCTCGGCGGTCTCTCCCGATCCACCCAGGACATCGTTAACGTCATGGATGCCATGGGAAAGGACATCATCCTCGTCGAGACCGTGGGCGTGGGGCAGGACGAAGTCGACATCGTCAACACGGCCCATACCTCGATCGTCGTCCTCATCCCAGGCCTGGGAGACGATATCCAGGCGATCAAGGCGGGGATCATCGAGATCGGAGATCTCTTCGTGATCAACAAGTGTGAACGCGAAGGGGCGGACAAGATGGAGCGGGACCTCCGGATGGTGCTCGAGATGGGGCGGAAGCGAGAGGACGGGTGGGACCCTCCCATCTTCAAAACCGAGGCGATCCTCGGGAAGGGGATCTTCGAACTGGTCTATGGCATTTACCGCCACAGGCAGGCTCTGGAACAGGGCCAGGGCCTCGAAAAGAAGCAAAAGGAAAGGGCCAAGACCCTCTTCTTGGAGGTTCTCGAGTCAGAGGTGATGACCCGGTTTATGGAGAAGATCCAATCCGATCCCCGATGGGAAAACCTCCTCGAAGCATTGGCCCATCGACGCCTCGATCCCTATTCCCTGGCCGAGACGATGATCGCCGAAGAACTCCGGAGTCCTTAACCCGTCTTCCCTGAGGATTGATCCTTTGGGCGTTGCATCTGAATTTTGGGGTTTGAGTTTTCCGTTTTGAATTTGAATGGGACAGGGGGGATCCACGCATGCGATCCATCGAAGCCATCCGAAAAGAGTTGGAGAGGAGAAGGGCCGAAGCCCTCTTGGGAGGGGGACAGGAGAAGATCGATAAGCAGCACAAAGAGGGGAAGCTGACTGCTCGGGAGCGACTGGACCTCCTCCTCGATCCAGGGACCTTCGTCGAACTGGACAAGTTCGTCACTCACCGGTGCACCGATTTCGGGATGGAGAAGAAGAAATTCTGGGGCGATGGCGTGGTCACCGGTTACGGGAAGATCCACGGTCGTCTCGTCTTTGTCTTTTCTCAAGACTTCACCGTCTTCGGCGGTGCCCTCGGGATGGCCTTCGCCGAAAAGATCTGCAAGATCATGGATCTTGCCATGAAGACCGGCGCCCCCATCATCGGGCTTAACGACTCGGGGGGGGCGAGAATCCAGGAGGGGGTAGAAAGTTTGGCCGGTTATGCCTACATCTTCCTTCGAAACGTCCTGGCCTCCGGCGTGGTGCCCCAGATCTCCGCGATCATGGGCCCTTGCGCCGGAGGAGCGGTCTATTCTCCTGCCATCACGGACTTCATCTTGATGACCAAGAAGACCAGTTACCTCCACATCACCGGCCCGGACGTGATCCGGGCTGCCCTCGGAAAGACCGAGACGCCCGATGGCAAACCGATCACCTCCGAGCTCCTCGGAGGGGCACAGGTTCATATGGAGAAAAGCGGCGTGGCCCACTTCGCCGGGGAGAACGACGAGGACACGATCCGGCTGATCAAGGAGCTCCTCAGCTTCCTGCCCCAGAACAACCGGGAAAAACCTCCGGTCATCGAATGTACCGATGATCCCAACCGGATGGAGGAGTCGCTCAAGACCGTCGTCCCTGAAGACTCTAAGAAGGCCTACGACATGAAGAAGATCATCTTGGGGACGGTGGATCACGGATATTTCCTCGAGGTCCAGAAAGATTGGGCCAAGAACATCGTCGTCGGTTTCGCCCGTTACAACGGGATGCCGGTGGGGATCGTGGCCAATCAGCCCAACTGGCTGGCCGGGTCCCTCGACCCCGACTCCTCGGTCAAGGCCGCCCGGTTCGTCCGGTTCTGCGACTGCTTCAACATCCCCTTGGTCACCTTCGTGGATGTCCCGGGATTTCTGCCGGGGATCGATATGGAGGCAAGGGGGATCATCCGCCACGGAGCCAAACTGCTCTACGCCTATTGCGAGGCGACGGTCCCCAAGGTCACGATCATCACCCGAAAAGGCTACGGGGGGGCCTACGACGTCATGTCCTCCAAACACATCCGGGGGGATATCAACTATTGCTATCCCACCGCGGAGATCGCCGTCATGGGCGCCGAGGGAGCGGTCAACATCATCTTCCGGAACGAGATCAAAGAATCCAGCAACCCCGAAGAGACCCGCAAGAGACTGGTCGAGGAATACCAGATGAAATTTGCCAGTCCTTACAAAGCGGCCGAATTGGGATATGTCGATGAGATCATCGAACCGGAGGAGACCCGTCCCAAGATCATCCAGGCCCTCGACATCCTAAAAACCAAGGTCGATACGAACCCTTGGCGGAAGCACGGTAACATCCCCCTTTAACAGGAAATCCGACCTCCGGAGGCCGAGATCGGACGTCCGGAGGGTGGAGGTGTGAATCATGTCCAAAAACATACGCGAAGAGATGGAGCGTTGGGAGAAGACGACCCTCCAGAAAGCGGTGTCCAAAGCCCCGGAGCGTCAACCCTCCTTCCAGACCACCTCCCATATCGAACTTAAACGGCTTTACACCCCCCTCGATCTCGGAGAGCTCGATTACTGCAGAGACCTGGGCTTCCCGGGTGAATATCCCTTCACCCGGGGCGTCCAGCCCACGATGTATCGGGGTCGCCTCTGGACGATGAGGCAGTATGCCGGGTTCGCCACGGCGGAGGAGACCAACAAACGATATAAATATCTCCTCGAACAGGGACAGACCGGTTTGAGCGTCGCCTTCGACCTCCCCACCCAGATCGGCTATGACTCCGACCATCCCCTTGCGGAGGGAGAGGTGGGCAAGGTCGGGGTGGCCATCGACACCCTAAAAGACATGGAGATCCTCTTCGACGGCATTCCCCTCGATCAAGTCTCCACCTCCATGACCATCAATGCGACCGCTGCCATCCTGCTTGCCATGTATATTGCCGTGGCGGAAAAACAGGGGGTCCCAAGCCATGTTCTTCAGGGAACGATTCAGAACGACATCTTAAAGGAGTATTCGGCCAGGGGGACCTACATCTACCCACCCCTCGAATCGATGCGGATCGTGACCGACATCTTCGCCTTCTGTAAGGAGCACGTCCCGCGATGGAACACCATCAGCATCAGCGGCTACCACATGCGGGAGGCCGGCTGCACGGCGGTCCAGGAGGTGGCCTTTACGCTTGCCGACGGCATCGCTTATGTGGAGGCCGCCATACGGGCTGGCCTGGATGTGGACTCCTTTGCCTCCAGGCTCGCCTTCTTTTTCTGTTGCCATAACAATTTCATCGAAGAGGTGGCCAAATTTCGGGCCGCTCGAAGGCTCTGGGCCAGGATCATGAAGGAACGGTTCAAGGCCAAGAGGGATGAATCGTGTATGCTTCGATTCCATACGCAGACCGCCGGATGCACCCTCACCGCCCAGCAACCCGAGAACAATGTCGTCCGGGTGGCCTTCCAGGCCCTTGCCGCGGTCTTGGGAGGGACCCAATCCCTTCACACGAATTCCAAAGACGAAGCCTATGCCCTTCCCACGGAGGAGGCCGTGAGGATCGCCCTGAGGACCCAACAGATCATCGCCTACGAAAGCGGCGTGGCAGAGATGATCGATCCCCTCGGGGGGTCCTATGCGGTGGAATCCCTCACCCACGAGATCGAAAGAAAGGCCCAGGAATACATCGACAAGATCGACGCCATGGGAGGGGCCATCAAGGCGATCGAATCGGGCTTCATCCAGGAGGAGATCGCCGAGAGCGCTTATCAGTATCAGAAAGAAATCGAAACCAAAAAACGGATCATCGTGGGGCTGAACCAATTCCAGATCGAAGAAGAGCCTCTCAGGGACATCCTGAAAATCGACCCCGAGATCGAACGGTACCAGAAAGAGAAACTGGCCAGGGTCAAAGGGGAGCGAGATCAGGCCAGGGTGAGGGAAACCTTGGGCGCCTTGAAAAAGGCGGCTCAAGGGACTGAAAACATCGTCCCCCGGATCCTTGAGGCCGTGAAAGCCTACGCCACGCTGGGAGAGATCTCGGACGTCCTGAGGGAGGTGTTCGGGGAGTACCGGGAACGGTAATCCCTCAAGGCCCCGATATCCTGTTCCGCGTCATCATCAAAAAGCTCTCGATCAGGCCGGAGGTGACAGATGCCCCGAAAAATTAGAGTCCTCATCGCAAAACCCGGATTGGATGGCCACGACAGGGGGGCCAAGGTCATCGCCCGGGCCCTCCGGGATGCGGGCATGGAAGTGATCTATACCGGGATACGTCAGACTCCGGAACAGATCGCCAATGCCGCCATCCAGGAAGGGGTCGACATCGTCGGTCTCTCGAGCCTCTCGGGGGCCCACATGAGCCTCTTCCCGAAGGTGGTTCAACTCCTCAAAGAGAAGGGGGCGGAAGATATTCACGTCTTCGGAGGAGGGATCATCCCCGTGGATGACATCCCTCGTCTCAAGGAGGTCGGGATTCGTGAAATCTTCTTGCCGGGGACCTCGACCGAGGAGATCATTCACTACATCCGGGAGAATGTAAAAACCACCTGAATATTCAAATCCCTCGTGCCACTTTCTAAGGTCGGAGGGAAAGGAGCGAGACATGCTGAAAAAAATCGACCACATCGCCATCGCCGTCCACAACCTCGAAGAGGCCGCCAGGTTCTATCAAGAGGTGATGGGCCTCACCCTTTCGGGAGTGGAGGTGGTCACCGCTCAGAAGACCCGAGTGGGTTTTTTTAAGATCGGAGAGTCCAACATCGAACTGGTCCAACCCACCGAACCCGATTCCCCCCTGGTAAAGTTCTTAGAGACGAAAGGCCAGGGGATTCACCATATCTGCTTCGAAGTGGATGATGTAGAATCGGAAGTGAAGGCGTTCCTCGAAAGGGGGGCGACCATGGTGGATCAAAAACCCCGGCCTGGAGCCCACGACTCCAAGGTGGCCTTCGTCCATCCCAAGTCGACGGGCGGGGTACTGATCGAACTCTGCGAGCATCCCAAAGGGCATTAAGACCCAGCAGAAGGGGACGATTTGGGGAAAAAGGGTCCCTGTTGGAGGCCGAGCCGAAAGGCCCGGGGCGTACAGCCCACGATCTTCTTGAAGACCTTGGTGAAATAACTCTGGTCTGAAAACCCCACCTCCTGGGCGATCCGGGCGATTGGCAGCTCCTCATTGAAGAGAAGGCTCTTGGCCTTCTCGATCCTCACCTTCGAGAGGTAATCGATGAGGGTCATCCCCAGCTCCTCCTTGACGATGTGGCTTAAGCGGGAGGCGCTGAGAAAGACCTCTTTGGCGACCCGTTCCACGGTGAGGGGCTCGTTACAGTGGGTCTCGATAAATTGCATCGCCTTTTTCAACCGCTGGTAATTTCTCGCATTTCGCGTCTGGTAGATCCGGTCGGTGATCTTGTCGAGGACTTTGACGATCCACAGACAGAGCTCCTCCTGGTTCCGAATCCTCGAAAGCTCCGTGACAAACCCATACCGTAAACCGAGCATCTCCTCCGTCTTTGCACCTGCTTCCACGGCGGCCCGAGAGAGGATGATGAGGAGTTCGAGGGTGGAAACCTTGAGGAGCTCGAAATTTTCGAGGTACTGGATCAGGACGATGGCCAGGAGCTGATAGAGGATCTCCTTGGCTCCAGCCTTATCGCCCAACCGGATTCTGGTGACAATTTCCCTTTCCCGTTCATAGAACCGTCTGCTCAGGAAACCCGGGGTGAGTTCCCGATCGAAATCCTTCAGATCCTGGATCTGATCGGCAATCTTCCCTTGAAGATTCTGGGCTTCCCTCACCTTGAGCAGATCGCCAAGGTCGGGATCGGAAAGCTGATCGGCCATTCCGAAAAGCAGTTGAGAGACCCCCTTCACCTCTTCGTCCTTCAGGACCGGAAGGCCCCTAAGGGAAGATCGGAGGCGTCGAAGGTTGAGGGAGGGTCCCCCATGGATGGCCTGCAACTCCTCAGGTTCCAGTTCGGAGGGAGGGATGAGCAAAAAGGGAGAGGCCACGAGCGAGCCGACGACTCGCCCCCGGTGGAGAATGGGGCAAACCATTTGCATGACCACATAGCAGCATTTTGAGAGGATCGGCTCCCCCCACCGGAGGGCTTCGCGAAGGGCCTCCCGTTGAACCTTCCGACAGATCCTCCTCTGAGTCTGACCGGGTCGAATCGACGCGCAGAAATTCGAAGGGCTTTGGAAATACCTCGACCTCCAGTAGAGATGTCCGTCCCGGCCATAAAGGCGCAGGGGGATCCGTGTGGTCTGAACGAATCTTTTGAGCTGACGGTCGGTTTCGCCGGAGATCCGTAGCTTAGGGCTCGGTGGGAGGGATCTCATGATCGTCGATATTCAGGAGCTGCCTCACCATCGCCGGGGCGGAGGTGGCCTCCCGACAGTACCCATCCGCTCCGATGTTCTTGGCAAAGATCGGGGTGACCGGAGCTCCTCCTACCAGGGTCTTCACCTGTTTGATTAAGCCAGAGGCATGGAGGCGTTCGATGGTGAACTTCATCCAGCTCATGGTGGAGGTCAGCAGGGAGGACATGGCCAAGATCTTAGCCTCATGCCTTTCGATCGCCCGGATAAACCGCTCGGGAGGAACATCCACGCCGAGATCGATCACCTCAAAGCCATTCCCCTCGAGGAGGATGACCACCAGGTTCTTCCCGATATCGTGAAGATCGAATTTCACCGTTCCGATGACGACCTTGGCCATCTTGTGGTTCTTTCGCTCCTGAAGCAAGGGCCGAATCACATTTAACCCGAATTGGAGGGCCCTGGAGGACATCAGGAGTTCCGGAATGAAGAAATCCCCCCTCCGGAACCGCTCGCTGGCCTCGAGCATGCCGGGGATGAGCCCTTGATTCAGAATTCGGAAGAGATCCACTTGATCACGGACCAGCCCCTCAGTGAGTTCCCGGACCGCCTTGCCATCCCTGGAGACCACGGCCTGTTGAAGGGCCGCCAACCGCTTTTCAACGGCCATAGGAGGAGGGAAGGCACCTCTTTCGATATCTGGGGGGTCGCGACGGAGACGAGGAATCATAGGTCAAAAAACATCTCTTGTTCGACGGTCTGATGAGGACGGATCAGAAGGAAATCCCGGTCCCATGGCCCCTGGACCAACTTCCGAAAGAGATCGGGAGAGCCCTTGAGCTCTTCGAAAGAAATCCCCAAAAATTCAGCGTTCTGCCTGGCCACCGCCCGATAAGGGTCTGGGGGATAGACTCCCGTATCGATGAAGACGATCCGGGTATAATGTTTCATCTCCTCGTTCAGGACCCACCGGGCCGTCTCCTTCCCGTAAGCCTTCTCATAGGACTCATATTTTGAAATAGGGGTCTGACCCTTCTCGATCCAGCCCGGGGTGAGATAATAGGTCCCCGGATGCTCCTTCGACTGGCGCTGGTAAGATTCTACCGACCCGAGAAAGAGGGAGATACAATCGTGCACCTTGGGGATGATGAGCGGGTGGAAGGTCGATGACACCCCTACGATCCCGTTGCTACAGAGCCCGTACCCCAGGACGATCCCCTCATAGGGCTGAGAGGAAACCTTCTCGATCTCCCGTTGAATGGCCTGCCCCATCTGCTCAGGGGTCCGGTGCAACCCGTAGTCCAAAAAGACAAACTCCGTTTTCCCGTCCTGGAACCGCCTGAACTCCCTTTCCATAACGGAACAGGCCAACACAAACAATCTTGGCCCTCCCATGGTGGAACCCACGCTCCCTTCATGTTTCGAATCTCTTTTGGATCGCTCCACCCCCCATTGTAAACGGAACCCCCCAGGAAGTCAATCGCTCCCCGCCCCCCTGGACATAGCAGGATTTTACCAAAATTGAGCAAGATTATACAAGAGACGGGAACGCCCTTCATGGGATAAAAATAGGGGGAGGATAGGATCTCATGGAAGAGATGAAACCTCGTGATCGGATATTGACGGCCCTTAAAAGGGGGATGCCGGACCGGGTCCCGTGGATCGAAAATGACATCGAAGAAAATCTTCAAGAGAAAATCATGGGGACCACCCAATTTACGCCCGGCGAGCTCTGCGAACGACTGGGCATGGACGGTTTCGGCTATCACTTCCCGATGGGCGGACAGGCCACCGCTGGACAGGCCCTTCAATCGGCCAAGGGGTTCAAAGAGAACTATTATTACCCTCCGAAAGTCACCTTTGATTTTGTCCCCCCTTGGATTGCCGAGATGGGCGTGATCCCCGAAACCGGTCGCACTTATATCAAAAAAGGGCTCCTGACGTCTCCGGACTCCCTCCAACTGTTCGATGAATATCTCCCAGACCCAGATCACCCGGCACGATATGAGGCGGTTGCAAAATGGCTCGCCCAGTATAAAGGGGACTATGCCGTGTTCGCGAGAATTCGTCTGGGGTCTGCCTCGATGCTCGAAAGCATGGGCATCCTCGAATTCGCCTACAATGTGTATGACCGCCCGGATCTGGTCAAGGAGGTCCACCGGAGATTCTCCGAGTGGTCC from Thermodesulfobacteriota bacterium harbors:
- a CDS encoding corrinoid protein, with amino-acid sequence MAVEKRLAALQQAVVSRDGKAVRELTEGLVRDQVDLFRILNQGLIPGMLEASERFRRGDFFIPELLMSSRALQFGLNVIRPLLQERKNHKMAKVVIGTVKFDLHDIGKNLVVILLEGNGFEVIDLGVDVPPERFIRAIERHEAKILAMSSLLTSTMSWMKFTIERLHASGLIKQVKTLVGGAPVTPIFAKNIGADGYCREATSAPAMVRQLLNIDDHEIPPTEP
- a CDS encoding uroporphyrinogen decarboxylase family protein, giving the protein MEEMKPRDRILTALKRGMPDRVPWIENDIEENLQEKIMGTTQFTPGELCERLGMDGFGYHFPMGGQATAGQALQSAKGFKENYYYPPKVTFDFVPPWIAEMGVIPETGRTYIKKGLLTSPDSLQLFDEYLPDPDHPARYEAVAKWLAQYKGDYAVFARIRLGSASMLESMGILEFAYNVYDRPDLVKEVHRRFSEWSARVVEHLNQLDFDFFWANDDLADTKGPWMSREMFQEFFLPYQRIVASAIKKPWIFHSDGNILPLLEDLLTLGMSGIHPIQPAAMDIGQIKARYGHRVCIAGNIDLDYTLTLGTPEEVEREVRDRILIAGKGGGYIITSANSLTDYCKVENVWAMARAIKKYGKYPLPEEGVPGKMGTS
- a CDS encoding DUF1638 domain-containing protein, which gives rise to MEREFRRFQDGKTEFVFLDYGLHRTPEQMGQAIQREIEKVSSQPYEGIVLGYGLCSNGIVGVSSTFHPLIIPKVHDCISLFLGSVESYQRQSKEHPGTYYLTPGWIEKGQTPISKYESYEKAYGKETARWVLNEEMKHYTRIVFIDTGVYPPDPYRAVARQNAEFLGISFEELKGSPDLFRKLVQGPWDRDFLLIRPHQTVEQEMFFDL